Below is a window of Prosthecochloris sp. GSB1 DNA.
TTCAAACTGCTGCTCTTCGCCATCGGCAAGAACGCCTGGACCTTCGCCGGCAGCGGTGCGTTCAGCTACACCTCCGGCCATGCGCCCGTGATCACCGTCAAGGTCACCTACCCGACACTCCCGGTCGTCGGCAACTTCTACCTCGGCACCTTCACGAAGCTCCTGAAAGAGCTCGTCAACCCGGACACGAAGATCGAACCGTCCATCACCGGCACCAGCGGCAACATCACCTGCCGCTACACCTGCCACATCTGACCGCCGACAAACATCACCCATTGTAGGGGCAGGCCCCCGTGCTTGCCCTTACCGTTATTATAGGATAAGCCGTTATCCTATAATAACGGCGATTCTTATTTTAAGTTGAGTAACCAGTCCGCTGGAAAACTGAAAAACCGCACGGCCGCTATCGGTCATTCCCCCACCGCCTCGGCCATACGGTCCAGGAAGTTCTCGACGGCACCGGAATCGGGTCGCTCGTTTCGCAGGTCGCGGAAATCCAGCATCTGGATATCGGCAACCGCGCGCGAGGCCTCGTTGAGCTGCCGGTTGATCACCGCCTCCTCGCCGTCCTCCTTGAAGGTGCTCCTGAAAGCCCTGCAGGTCCTGTAATAGAGCGGGAAGATTTTTTTCCCGGCTTCGAGGGCCATCCGCAGTTCGTAGATGCACATGCGGCGGTTGAAGTAGGACGGGGAAACGACCGCGACGAAACCGTCGCACGCCTGTATCGAACGCTCGATCTCCTCCCGCCACTGCACGCCCCAGTTCAGGGAATCGCGGTCGAAAAAGACCTCGCACTGTTCCCCCTGCGTCTGCGAGAGGGCGTTTTCGAACTCCTTTCGCAGCCTCGACACCTTGCGTTTCGGCTCCATGTCGTCGAGCCTCGCGTAGCTCCAGAAAATCTTCATATGTCGCGCATCTTTTTCCGTTCGGCAGTATAGTGCCACCACGCCCGCGGCTCCCCGCCGTCCATGAAACGGACGACGGACAGGAAAACGTCCAGCACGCAGGGGTCCTGGCGCTTGCCCCTGATCGACGAAAGGGCGTGATACAGCTCGACTGGCGAACGGCCGGCAAGATCGGCGGGTCTCTCGATGCCGATCAGGCGAAGATCGTTCGCAATCGCCGGGCCGACGTTGGGAAGGTCGGTCAGCTTTTCCAGCCTGTTTCTGTCGACTTTTTCAGGATGCATACCATGTTCGAAATTTTGTCTGTTGCCGGGGTTGCCTCGACCGGCAGACGATACCGCGCAAGAACCACTCCCGTATCACTCGCCGGAGAGATATGCCTCCAGGCTTCCTTGCAGTTGGTCGAGCCCCGTCAGGGTGATCGTCGGTTCGATGCCCCACGGGTCGAAGACCGCGTCGGGAGAACGCTTCACCCATGCGGCCCGCATGCCCGCCGAAACCGCTCCGATCACATCGAACGGATTGCTTGAAACAAGCCACGCATTCGCGCCGGTCGCGCCCGCTTTGCGGAGAAAGTGGCTGTAGACCGCCGGGCTTGGCTTGAAGGAACGCAGGTCGTCCACGCTGACGACACCGAGAAAACGCTCCCGGATTCCGGCGTTATGAAGCAGCGTCTCAACCGCGTCGGCGCTCCCGTTGGAGAAAGCGAACAGGCGATATCCCGCTTCCTGCAGGGCGGCGAGTCCCGGCTCCGCGTCCCCGAACGCCGGCAGGGTCCGGTAACGCTCAAGCAGCGCGGCCTTCTCCTCGTCAGTGATCGGCACGCCGCAGGCCGAGCAGGTGTAGTCGAGCGCGTGTCGGGTGCAGACCGCGAACGTCTCGTAGTTCTGCATGAGCCCCCTGCGGAAAGAATATTCGAGCTGCTTTTCACGCC
It encodes the following:
- a CDS encoding toll/interleukin-1 receptor domain-containing protein, yielding MKIFWSYARLDDMEPKRKVSRLRKEFENALSQTQGEQCEVFFDRDSLNWGVQWREEIERSIQACDGFVAVVSPSYFNRRMCIYELRMALEAGKKIFPLYYRTCRAFRSTFKEDGEEAVINRQLNEASRAVADIQMLDFRDLRNERPDSGAVENFLDRMAEAVGE
- a CDS encoding helix-hairpin-helix domain-containing protein, with product MHPEKVDRNRLEKLTDLPNVGPAIANDLRLIGIERPADLAGRSPVELYHALSSIRGKRQDPCVLDVFLSVVRFMDGGEPRAWWHYTAERKKMRDI
- a CDS encoding haloacid dehalogenase type II; its protein translation is MTITLAFDVYGTLIDTHGLVSELRRYAGDLAEEFSRLWREKQLEYSFRRGLMQNYETFAVCTRHALDYTCSACGVPITDEEKAALLERYRTLPAFGDAEPGLAALQEAGYRLFAFSNGSADAVETLLHNAGIRERFLGVVSVDDLRSFKPSPAVYSHFLRKAGATGANAWLVSSNPFDVIGAVSAGMRAAWVKRSPDAVFDPWGIEPTITLTGLDQLQGSLEAYLSGE